One Lytechinus variegatus isolate NC3 chromosome 11, Lvar_3.0, whole genome shotgun sequence DNA segment encodes these proteins:
- the LOC121424021 gene encoding TLC domain-containing protein 4-B-like — MAAPETLHPPEIVLDLTYVPIVVYSFILCGIALCVSPYLSWWFVPTYRNISIYERYDWNSRILSMFHAILVSSLAVYSFLFDVPTFEDKIWGTSFIPRATIAVTTGYITADMILMFVGFPIKESIFYILHHLAVASAFTANVLYGPLTYFGNIRVIAEASTPFVNLRWMLYLLGYKDTKLYLYNGFVMLGVFFAVRVGILPIFYYYMLRSFFIEGFQRLQLWMTLTCLTCSVGLDTINMYWFFKMARGAYRMLKKKSTAKDKTASNDRTDSHIKGQ, encoded by the exons ATGGCTGCTCCTGAAACTTTGCACCCTCCCGAGATTGTCCTGGACTTAACCTATGTACCCATCGTGGTCTATTCATTCATCCTCTGTGGCATAGCCTTATGCGTCTCTCCCTATCTCTCTTGGTGGTTTGTACCGACATATAGAAACATCAGTATCTATGAACGGTACGACTGGAATTCAAG GATTCTCTCAATGTTCCATGCCATCTTAGTCAGCAGTCTAGCTGTGTATAGCTTTCTATTTGATGTACCTACATTTGAGGATAAGATATG GGGGACATCTTTTATCCCGAGAGCGACTATTGCTGTGACAACAGGATACATCACTGCTG ACATGATACTCATGTTTGTTGGCTTCCCAATCAAAGAGTCGATCTTCTATATCCTTCATCATCTTGCTGTAGCTAGTGCATTCACAGCTAATGTG ttGTATGGACCTCTTACTTACTTTGGAAATATTCGAGTCATTGCTGAGGCTTCTACTCCATTTGTTAATTTGAG ATGGATGCTCTACTTATTAGGATATAAAGATACTAAGCTTTATCTTTACAATGGCTTTGTAATGCTTGGAGTTTTCTTTGCTGTTAGAGTAGGAATACTTCCAATCTTCTACTACTATATGCTAAGATCATTTTTTATAG AAGGGTTCCAGAGACTGCAGCTGTGGATGACCTTAACCTGTCTCACATGCAGTGTTGGCTTGGATACTATCAACATGTACTGGTTCTTCAAGATGGCTAGAGGGGCATACAGGATGCTCAAAAAGAAATCTACTGCCAAGGATAAGACAGCTTCGAATGACAGAACTGATTCACATATAAAGGGACAGTGA